The nucleotide window GGCGAATATGCCGGCGCGGGCGGGCGCGTGCACCCGGGGCGCGACAACGAGGTGGCCGTGCAGACCTCGGTCTTCACGCGGCAGGGGGTGGAGCGCATCCTGCGCTTTGGCTTCGAGCAGGCGCAAGCACGGCGCGGGCACCTGACCTCGGTCACGAAGTCGAACGCTCAGCAGTATTCCATGGTTTTCTGGGATGACATGACGCGTGCGGTTGCGGCCGATTATCCCGATGTCACGGTAAGCCATGTGCATATCGACGCAATGGCGGCCAAGATGGTGATGAACCCCGAGGATCTCGACGTGATCGTGGCGTCCAACCTGTTCGGCGACATCCTGACGGACCTGGGCGCGGCCATTCAGGGCGGGCTTGGGTTTGCCGCGTCGGCCAATATCTGTCCTGACCGGACCGCGCCTTCGATGTTCGAGCCGGTGCACGGCTCGGCCCCGGATATCGCGGGCAAGGGGATTGCAAACCCTATTGCGGCCATCTGGTCGGGGGCGATGATGCTGCGCCATCTGGGCGAAGACGGTGCCGCCGATCGGGTGGAAGAGGCCATATCCGCGACGACGGCTCAGGGCATCGGCATACGCCCCGGCAGCCACGGTACGGACGATATCACCAATGCGGTGATTGCCGCGATGAAAGGTTGAACGATGAAGCTATCCGACCCCGATCTTTTTCGCCAGGCCGCGCTGATCGACGGTGAGTGGATTGCGCGCCCTGACATGGAGGTTACCAACCCCGCGACCGGCGCGGTCATGGGCACCATGCCCGACACGACGGCCGACGAGACTGAGCGCGCCATTCAGGCCGCCGAGGCGGCGATGCGGGATTGGCGGGCGCGAACCCATGCCGCGCGTGCCGATATCCTGATGCGGTGGCACGACCTGGTGCTGGAGCATACCGAGGATCTGGCGCAAATCCTGACCGCCGAGCAGGGAAAGCCGCTGGCCGAGTCGCGGGGAGAGGTTGCCTATGGCGCATCGTTCATCCGTTGGTTCTCCGAAGAAGCCCGTCGCATTGACGGGTCAATCATCCCGTCGCCGGTACAGGGCAAGAAGATCCTCGCAATGAAGGAGCCGGTGGGTGTCTGCGCGATCGTAACGCCCTGGAACTTCCCCATCGCCATGATCACCCGCAAGGTCGCGCCCGGTCTGGCTGCGGGGTGCACCATGGTGGTCAAACCGTCTGATTTCACGCCTTACTCGGCCCTCGCGCTGGCCGTTCTGGCAGAGCGGGCCGGTCTGCCGAAGGGGGTGGTGAATGTTCTGACCGGGCGGCCCGAGGTCATTGGCAAGACGCTGACATCATCGCCGGTGGTGCGGAAACTGTCCTTTACCGGCTCGACGCGCGTGGGCGCTCTTTTGGCCGAGCAATGCGCCCCCACGCTCAAGAAGCTCTCGCTGGAGTTGGGTGGCAACGCACCTTTCATCGTGTTCGACGACGCCGATCTCGACGCGGCGGTCGAAGGGGCGATGCTGTCGAAATTCCGCAATGGCGGGCAGACCTGCGTTTGCGCGAATCGTATTCTGGTGCAGGCGGGGATACACGACGCGTTCGTGGCGGCGCTGTCAGAGCGGGTGAACGCCCTCAAGGTCGGGCCGGGGGATGCGGAAGGCAGCGACATCGGGCCGATGATCAACCAGGCGGCGATCCAGAAGATCACCGCCCATGTCGAGAACGCCCTGTCGAAGGGCGCGAGGCGCAGTACCGAAGTGCGCGAACTGGGAATGCAATATGCCGATCCGATGGTGCTGACCGACGCCACGCCCGACATGCAGCTTGCCGGGGAAGAGACCTTTGGCCCCGTGGCGCCGATCTTCAGGTTCGAGACTGAAGACGAGGCGCTGGCGCTTGCCAACGGGACACCCTTCGGATTGGCGGCCTATTTCTACACGCGCGATCTGGCCCGCGCGTTCCGGGTGGGCGGGGCGCTGGAATTCGGCATCGTTGCGCTGAATACCGGGGTGGTCAGCCATGCCGAAAGCCCGTTCGGCGGGGTCAAGGCATCGGGGCTTGGCCGCGAAGGGGCGCGGGAAGGCATCGAGGAATATCTCGAGACCAAGGCGTTTCACGTGGGCGGACTTTCGGTGTCCTGAGGGACCGGCCGGGCGTCGGGCGCAGGACGCCCGCCGCACCGCCCGCCGTCAACGCCCAAGGGATGAACGGTTCTCGGCGCGAACTGTCAAGGTTCGCATATTGCGTCGGGAGAGGCAGAGTTGGTCGCGTTGAAATCGATCAATCACTAGGCGCGGGTCAATCAACCGAATGCACTCTGCTCAAGGGCTTGGCATTCGCTCGACGATCTTAATGGTCGTCTCTCCGTGCAGAGTGAAAGCACGTTCTCGGAACGACACAGGATAGCTGCGCATTCCTTCAGCGTGCTGGGCCGCGTGCCGTTCTGAATTGCAATCCGCACC belongs to Roseovarius sp. THAF27 and includes:
- a CDS encoding tartrate dehydrogenase is translated as MSEHQIALIPGDGIGVDVTEATMKVMHAVAEVENFTLRTGTFPWSCAYYHETGAMMPEDGIETLRGFDAIFLGAVGWPETVPDAVSLHGLLLPIRKAFDQYANIRPHRLLPGVEGPLKSDAFDILCIRENTEGEYAGAGGRVHPGRDNEVAVQTSVFTRQGVERILRFGFEQAQARRGHLTSVTKSNAQQYSMVFWDDMTRAVAADYPDVTVSHVHIDAMAAKMVMNPEDLDVIVASNLFGDILTDLGAAIQGGLGFAASANICPDRTAPSMFEPVHGSAPDIAGKGIANPIAAIWSGAMMLRHLGEDGAADRVEEAISATTAQGIGIRPGSHGTDDITNAVIAAMKG
- a CDS encoding NAD-dependent succinate-semialdehyde dehydrogenase — translated: MKLSDPDLFRQAALIDGEWIARPDMEVTNPATGAVMGTMPDTTADETERAIQAAEAAMRDWRARTHAARADILMRWHDLVLEHTEDLAQILTAEQGKPLAESRGEVAYGASFIRWFSEEARRIDGSIIPSPVQGKKILAMKEPVGVCAIVTPWNFPIAMITRKVAPGLAAGCTMVVKPSDFTPYSALALAVLAERAGLPKGVVNVLTGRPEVIGKTLTSSPVVRKLSFTGSTRVGALLAEQCAPTLKKLSLELGGNAPFIVFDDADLDAAVEGAMLSKFRNGGQTCVCANRILVQAGIHDAFVAALSERVNALKVGPGDAEGSDIGPMINQAAIQKITAHVENALSKGARRSTEVRELGMQYADPMVLTDATPDMQLAGEETFGPVAPIFRFETEDEALALANGTPFGLAAYFYTRDLARAFRVGGALEFGIVALNTGVVSHAESPFGGVKASGLGREGAREGIEEYLETKAFHVGGLSVS